In Aliamphritea ceti, a single window of DNA contains:
- a CDS encoding ABC transporter substrate-binding protein, with protein sequence MRYQCDPVCSKHLSYVGQLFVPQGLANLSVKNLSLLRKVFSRLLHIIIVISLLQISAAVQAAPYTIGLATWSGYPESVRGFKAGLAEAGLIEGQQVRFIAGKQGADKNLQAQVAAKFIQAKVDLVYSLTTPGTTVMQDELPVSMPIVFSIVTYPADSGLIESFQYSGNNLVGTSNYVPVRHYLYLLKLLYPQVNRIAIFHRRGEPNSQIQSANLLRMFRREGIEALEMKPENIQQVKRLAKQLIGQVDLFMTTTDTLMQAGGEEALIKLSLKHGIPILSSNKKGIEQGASFGPVADFYTLGFIAGQKAARILLDGIAPNKLESELQNPPLFLVNRNTIKNLGIPISPEAHSIVTWTDE encoded by the coding sequence ATGCGTTACCAGTGTGACCCTGTATGCTCAAAACACCTCAGTTATGTGGGCCAATTATTTGTGCCTCAGGGTTTGGCTAATCTGAGCGTTAAAAACCTGAGCCTTCTGAGAAAAGTATTCAGCCGATTACTGCATATCATCATCGTCATCAGCCTGTTACAGATCAGCGCAGCAGTACAGGCAGCACCCTATACCATAGGACTGGCAACCTGGAGCGGTTACCCGGAAAGCGTGCGAGGCTTTAAAGCCGGGCTGGCTGAAGCAGGTTTAATTGAAGGCCAGCAAGTCAGGTTTATCGCTGGTAAACAAGGTGCCGATAAAAACTTACAAGCGCAGGTTGCAGCAAAATTTATCCAGGCCAAAGTCGATCTGGTGTATTCACTGACCACTCCTGGCACCACCGTCATGCAGGATGAACTTCCAGTCAGTATGCCAATTGTTTTTTCTATCGTGACTTATCCGGCCGACTCCGGGCTGATCGAATCGTTTCAATACTCAGGTAATAATCTCGTCGGCACCAGTAATTATGTCCCTGTCAGACACTACCTGTACCTGTTAAAGCTGCTTTATCCACAGGTAAACCGCATTGCCATTTTCCATCGCCGGGGTGAACCCAATTCACAGATTCAGTCTGCAAATCTGCTGCGGATGTTTCGCAGGGAAGGCATTGAAGCACTGGAAATGAAACCGGAAAACATACAACAGGTAAAACGGCTGGCCAAACAGCTGATCGGCCAGGTTGATCTCTTTATGACAACCACTGATACCTTAATGCAGGCTGGCGGAGAAGAGGCCCTGATAAAGCTTTCACTGAAACATGGCATTCCTATTTTAAGCTCAAATAAAAAAGGCATTGAACAAGGAGCCAGTTTTGGTCCGGTAGCCGATTTTTATACTCTGGGCTTTATCGCCGGCCAAAAAGCTGCGCGTATCCTTCTCGATGGTATCGCTCCGAACAAACTAGAGTCTGAACTGCAGAATCCACCTTTATTTCTGGTTAATCGCAACACTATCAAAAACTTAGGAATCCCAATTTCGCCTGAAGC
- the ggt gene encoding gamma-glutamyltransferase: MITKASKQIGVLSASLLLSLQLHASSQVADSVAPEASSGIQSKQAVTANEFMVAAANPLAAQAGYDVLKNGGSAMDAMVAIQAMLGLVEPQSSGLGGGAFLVYYDAESKQLTTFDARETAPLAATPELFQDENGKPLKFYDAVVGGRSVGTPGTVKLMADMHARYGNQNWAGLLKPTQEMATNGFRVSARLAGAIANDKERLSTYPDTKAYFFSAEGEPLTEGHLLKNQDYADTLSLLAKDGADAFYAGPIGQAIVAKVNSIQNNPGVLSEQDLAIYSVKERPAVCAPYRQYDICGMGPPSSGALTVGQILGISSNFDLAGMGADSATAWQVIGDASRLAFADRGRYMADTDYVPMPEGLLDKSYLTQRAELITEGKALTEVAPGEPRWEQAIAQADDIAIELPSTSHFVIVDKAGNIVSMTTTIENGFGSRVMSNGFLLNNELTDFSFAAQKNGYPIANRIEPGKRPRSSMAPTIVMRDGQPYMAIGSPGGSRIIGYVASALIAHLDWDMDIQQAIDLPHLINRFGTYDLEKGTAAEGYKSALETMGFRVNVRDLNSGLQAIILDEGKLTGAADPRREGLALGD; encoded by the coding sequence ATGATTACTAAAGCCAGCAAACAGATAGGTGTACTTTCCGCATCACTGCTGCTTTCTCTGCAGCTACATGCTTCATCTCAGGTTGCCGACTCTGTTGCGCCGGAAGCTTCCAGTGGCATACAGAGCAAACAGGCGGTTACCGCCAACGAATTTATGGTCGCTGCCGCTAACCCTCTGGCGGCACAGGCCGGCTACGATGTACTGAAAAACGGCGGCAGTGCCATGGATGCTATGGTTGCCATTCAGGCAATGCTGGGGCTGGTAGAGCCGCAATCTTCCGGTCTTGGTGGCGGTGCATTTCTGGTTTACTACGATGCTGAAAGCAAACAGCTGACAACATTTGATGCCCGTGAAACCGCACCGCTGGCAGCAACTCCTGAACTGTTTCAGGATGAAAACGGCAAGCCCCTGAAGTTTTATGATGCAGTAGTGGGCGGCCGTTCCGTCGGCACCCCCGGTACCGTGAAGCTAATGGCAGACATGCACGCCCGTTATGGTAATCAGAACTGGGCAGGATTGCTGAAGCCTACACAGGAAATGGCGACCAACGGTTTCAGAGTATCTGCCCGGCTAGCTGGTGCTATCGCAAACGATAAAGAACGCCTGAGTACTTATCCGGATACCAAAGCCTATTTCTTCAGTGCTGAAGGTGAACCGCTAACAGAAGGGCATTTGCTGAAGAATCAGGATTACGCAGATACCCTCAGTCTGCTGGCAAAAGATGGCGCGGATGCATTCTACGCCGGCCCTATTGGCCAGGCGATTGTCGCTAAAGTAAACAGCATTCAGAATAATCCGGGGGTACTCAGTGAGCAGGACCTGGCGATTTACAGCGTGAAAGAACGCCCTGCAGTATGTGCACCTTATCGTCAGTACGATATCTGTGGCATGGGGCCACCAAGCTCCGGCGCGCTGACTGTTGGCCAGATCCTCGGCATCAGCAGTAACTTTGATCTGGCCGGGATGGGTGCCGATAGCGCTACCGCCTGGCAGGTTATTGGCGATGCTTCTCGCTTAGCCTTTGCAGACCGTGGCCGTTACATGGCCGATACAGATTATGTACCTATGCCTGAAGGCCTGCTGGATAAGAGCTATCTTACTCAACGTGCTGAGCTGATCACTGAAGGCAAAGCGTTAACTGAAGTGGCTCCGGGTGAACCACGCTGGGAACAGGCGATTGCTCAGGCGGACGACATAGCCATCGAACTGCCTTCCACTTCACACTTCGTGATCGTCGATAAAGCAGGCAATATCGTATCCATGACCACTACTATCGAGAACGGCTTTGGTTCCCGGGTTATGAGTAACGGCTTCCTGCTGAACAATGAACTGACCGACTTCTCGTTTGCTGCGCAGAAGAACGGTTACCCGATTGCCAATCGCATTGAACCGGGTAAACGCCCACGTTCTTCAATGGCGCCAACTATCGTCATGCGCGATGGTCAACCGTATATGGCGATCGGCTCTCCGGGTGGTTCACGTATCATTGGTTATGTGGCTTCTGCATTAATTGCCCATCTGGACTGGGACATGGATATTCAGCAGGCTATCGACTTACCACATCTGATCAACCGTTTCGGTACTTATGATCTGGAAAAAGGCACCGCAGCTGAGGGCTACAAATCTGCACTGGAAACAATGGGCTTCAGAGTGAACGTTCGTGACCTGAATTCCGGACTGCAGGCAATCATACTTGATGAAGGCAAACTCACAGGCGCAGCAGATCCTCGCCGTGAAGGCCTGGCACTGGGCGACTGA
- a CDS encoding sensor domain-containing diguanylate cyclase, which produces MNTMNSISSLDKRKTYGISAYVYVTAITLLACVSSGILLWQKNTAEAEDIRNTAVKITEAKLSVFQAYVKKSLEKYDYIAKDLRNRKHTGNIDNELKRLHALDPKIMDMLYMNRDGVTVNWTGEGAAPKAADREFYTELRDNPSMTRYISAVKRSRARDGKWFFSISRPLEDQFGSFDGVTVVLVTVESLNGDLEKQLVLGDYSLAILKENGKTLMRVPIPAAGIDQTVRKMPAKPASGSDMIFHSEALSPYDNKVRLVAWQYLPEYQLWAVVTKPKDNVEKALRSNLSNNLILSFFVYAFLGLAAALVVMHLKRTRKEFNALEREKSELTVQAQTDALTGLYNRRFFYKCAELEISRMQRYGGSIAIALIDVDNFKRINDEFGHQIGDSVLAALAACLDQGKRQTDFVARYGGEEFVMLFSHTSCQQAGKYAELIRQRVEQLHIEKTEECPVPVTISIGFSMILSNENTIESALHRADVALYKSKTGGKNRVSLGK; this is translated from the coding sequence ATGAATACGATGAACAGTATTTCTTCATTAGATAAGCGTAAAACATACGGTATATCTGCCTATGTTTATGTGACCGCTATCACACTCCTGGCCTGTGTTTCATCAGGTATTCTGTTATGGCAAAAAAACACGGCTGAGGCCGAAGACATCCGCAATACAGCTGTCAAAATCACTGAAGCTAAGCTGTCTGTATTTCAGGCTTATGTAAAAAAATCACTCGAAAAATATGATTATATTGCCAAAGATCTGAGAAATAGAAAGCATACCGGCAATATCGATAATGAGCTCAAACGCCTGCATGCACTTGATCCCAAAATCATGGATATGCTGTATATGAACCGTGATGGCGTCACTGTTAATTGGACTGGTGAGGGCGCTGCACCGAAAGCGGCTGACCGCGAATTTTACACTGAGCTCAGAGATAACCCTTCCATGACCCGTTATATCAGCGCAGTGAAGCGTTCCCGGGCTCGCGATGGCAAGTGGTTTTTCTCCATAAGCAGACCCTTGGAAGACCAGTTTGGCTCATTTGATGGCGTAACGGTTGTACTTGTGACCGTAGAGTCACTCAATGGTGATTTAGAAAAGCAGTTAGTACTGGGTGACTATAGTCTCGCTATTCTCAAGGAGAACGGTAAGACGTTGATGAGAGTGCCTATACCGGCTGCCGGTATAGACCAGACGGTGCGGAAAATGCCTGCCAAACCAGCCAGCGGCTCTGACATGATTTTTCACAGTGAGGCGCTTTCACCCTATGACAATAAAGTCAGATTAGTTGCCTGGCAGTATCTTCCTGAATATCAGCTTTGGGCTGTGGTTACTAAGCCGAAAGATAACGTGGAGAAGGCACTGCGCAGTAATTTGAGTAACAATTTGATTTTATCGTTCTTTGTTTATGCATTTCTGGGGCTTGCTGCCGCACTGGTTGTTATGCACCTTAAGCGTACCCGGAAAGAATTTAATGCTCTTGAACGTGAGAAGTCAGAACTGACAGTTCAGGCCCAAACGGATGCGTTGACCGGTTTGTATAACCGGCGATTTTTTTATAAATGCGCCGAGTTAGAAATCTCCAGAATGCAGCGCTATGGTGGCTCTATAGCCATTGCGTTAATTGATGTGGATAACTTTAAACGAATCAATGATGAGTTTGGCCATCAGATAGGTGACAGTGTTCTCGCCGCGTTGGCGGCATGCCTGGATCAGGGGAAGCGTCAGACTGACTTTGTGGCCCGCTATGGTGGTGAAGAGTTCGTTATGTTGTTCTCACATACTTCGTGCCAGCAGGCAGGTAAGTATGCGGAACTTATTCGTCAGCGTGTTGAACAGTTGCATATTGAAAAGACGGAAGAGTGTCCGGTGCCTGTTACGATTTCGATTGGCTTTTCGATGATCCTCAGTAACGAAAACACTATTGAATCAGCTTTACACCGGGCTGATGTCGCACTTTATAAATCTAAGACTGGAGGTAAAAACCGGGTGTCTTTAGGTAAGTAA
- a CDS encoding zf-TFIIB domain-containing protein, with the protein MQCPTCKDQPLLPTKLEEQLPANGCRQCQGALLPLLTYRQWAETYSAKTSPPVCEVSEETDAADNGNAIVCPKCSGFMTKFRINNDTDNRVDLCGSCDEAWLDSGEWQLLKQLEMQHKLNNIFTEEWQRRVRQDQTREHFRSEYEQLFGEDYNHLQEFRLWLEDHPKKASMLRYLNNSDPYQA; encoded by the coding sequence ATGCAATGTCCAACTTGTAAAGATCAGCCGCTGTTGCCAACCAAACTGGAAGAACAACTACCGGCGAATGGCTGTCGTCAGTGTCAGGGAGCTTTATTGCCGCTACTTACATACCGGCAATGGGCCGAAACTTATTCGGCCAAAACCAGCCCCCCAGTCTGCGAAGTCAGTGAAGAAACAGATGCAGCTGATAACGGCAATGCCATCGTTTGCCCTAAATGTTCAGGTTTTATGACCAAGTTTCGCATTAACAACGATACAGACAACCGCGTAGATCTTTGTGGCAGCTGCGATGAAGCTTGGCTGGACTCCGGTGAATGGCAGTTACTTAAACAGCTGGAAATGCAGCATAAGCTAAATAACATCTTCACCGAAGAATGGCAGCGCCGGGTAAGACAGGACCAGACCCGGGAACATTTTCGCAGTGAATATGAGCAACTATTTGGTGAAGACTATAACCATTTACAAGAGTTTCGACTCTGGTTGGAAGACCATCCAAAAAAAGCCAGCATGTTACGTTACCTGAATAATTCTGATCCTTATCAGGCATAA